A window of the Agrococcus jejuensis genome harbors these coding sequences:
- a CDS encoding heparan-alpha-glucosaminide N-acetyltransferase domain-containing protein, with the protein MSATPASAADAAASIRTPASGSATASRVVAIDVARWLAIVGMMSAHLLSSVAASWTGGTDAQAHVADVVIAGANGNASSLFAVLAGVSLVLATRSLLARGARGAALRSVVGRAIVVGAVGVVLASTAPPVYVVLNFLAFAMVVAAPLLLAPSWVVGAVAVALWLGGSQIALAVREWRFGEGIYRVSDDLDGSPWAALVDLVATGEYPAVTWVPMLAVGILVARAVLAARSTNRARVLGLGLLGVGAVVGTAATVVSQRVMDAEADAWAAEQGFTELLPWLLRFGTGTPPDASWWWQATAIPHTGTIGDVARGVGVGVAVIGALVALLPPGSRLPRALAPVRAAGAAPFTIYTLHVCALLAASVAWGLAGGGEVAVGAGGETTLPPWYVAGFGILGLHVLGTLVLGALLARADAKGPLERIASAVARSFAAPRDESLTR; encoded by the coding sequence GACGTCGCGCGCTGGCTCGCGATCGTCGGCATGATGAGCGCCCACCTGCTGTCGTCGGTCGCCGCGTCGTGGACGGGCGGCACGGATGCGCAGGCGCACGTCGCCGACGTCGTGATCGCGGGCGCGAACGGCAACGCGTCGTCGCTCTTCGCCGTGCTCGCCGGCGTGAGCCTCGTGCTCGCGACGCGCTCGCTGCTCGCTCGCGGCGCGCGCGGCGCGGCGCTGCGCTCGGTGGTGGGGCGGGCGATCGTGGTCGGCGCCGTGGGCGTCGTGCTCGCCTCCACGGCGCCGCCGGTCTACGTCGTGCTCAACTTCCTCGCGTTCGCGATGGTCGTCGCCGCTCCGCTGCTGCTCGCGCCGAGCTGGGTCGTCGGCGCCGTCGCCGTCGCGCTGTGGCTCGGCGGCTCGCAGATCGCGCTCGCGGTGCGCGAGTGGCGGTTCGGCGAGGGCATCTACCGCGTCAGCGACGACCTCGATGGCTCGCCGTGGGCGGCACTCGTCGACCTGGTCGCGACCGGCGAGTATCCGGCGGTCACGTGGGTGCCCATGCTGGCCGTCGGCATCCTCGTCGCTCGCGCGGTGCTCGCGGCGCGCTCGACGAATCGCGCGCGCGTGCTGGGCCTCGGGCTGCTCGGCGTCGGGGCCGTCGTCGGGACCGCCGCGACCGTCGTGTCGCAGCGGGTCATGGATGCGGAGGCCGACGCGTGGGCCGCCGAGCAGGGGTTCACCGAGCTGCTGCCATGGCTGCTGCGCTTCGGCACCGGCACGCCGCCCGACGCGTCGTGGTGGTGGCAGGCGACCGCGATCCCCCACACCGGCACGATCGGCGACGTCGCCCGCGGCGTCGGCGTGGGCGTCGCCGTCATCGGGGCGCTCGTGGCGCTGCTGCCGCCCGGCTCGCGCCTGCCGCGCGCGCTCGCGCCCGTGCGCGCCGCCGGCGCGGCACCGTTCACGATCTACACGCTGCACGTGTGCGCACTGCTCGCCGCCTCAGTCGCGTGGGGCCTCGCCGGTGGCGGCGAGGTCGCGGTCGGGGCAGGCGGCGAGACGACGCTGCCGCCCTGGTACGTCGCCGGCTTCGGCATCCTCGGCCTGCACGTGCTCGGCACGCTCGTGCTCGGCGCGCTGCTCGCCAGGGCGGATGCGAAGGGCCCGCTCGAGCGGATCGCGAGCGCGGTCGCGCGCTCGTTCGCGGCGCCGCGGGACGAGTCGCTGACGCGCTGA